A stretch of Coccidioides posadasii str. Silveira chromosome 2, complete sequence DNA encodes these proteins:
- a CDS encoding uncharacterized protein (EggNog:ENOG410PG0M~COG:F~BUSCO:8129at33183), whose product MPSSNFEKSVKGATKPKLAAPKSKYIEHILTATYSDAGVAEILRSLSLRLRDSAWTIVFKALIVIHMMIREGSPGAALKYLSQHPQKIAITSISDVQIQGGNIWRYSEYLIARSLAFADTKTDYVRGGQGRLKKLTVEKGLLRETEIVQKQIRALLKCDLLSDEPENEISLTAFRLITLDLLTLYSVMNEGTINVLEHYFEMSRPDSERALRVYKSFSSLTEDVVRFLRVARQYENATRLEIPNLKHASTDLAKLLEDDLNDPDFAARRKEYRAQKYGKKEAQEDQKKATSSQPAKSQPIKTNTQSQPAKAPAPDLIDFFDSIEQNQQPMNYQSTPQQFNMQNAQIQAFQATGFPQQQMGFAPQQTGFQQASPTGFGLQQQTPATSSAGQGGNPFAQFASQPQQQLQPLQPSHTGAGFGGYTPQPQSQGPAQPQMNNFQPSLSSIPQNGVPPFQQPMQTGSPRPNNPFRQSMLISNNTSIPTSSRFNSNSQPAAAPLTRQPTNPFAKHRLSQMPLGAEITRPSTSPGIPPQDQTYLQPLRPQRTGNNPFARNTPSPNQNLQVPAAAPLRPNPTGSTNPFRQSAFINQQTGQPWQVGVPQGTMGGLENLPTVPVFPRPGQTT is encoded by the exons ATGCCGAGCAGCAACTTCGAAAAGTCTGTCAAGGGCGCTACGAAACCGAAA CTTGCTGCCCCCAAATCGAAGTATATTGAGCATATCCTCACTGCCACGTACAGCGATGCTGGAGTGGCGGAAATCCTTCGATCGCTATCGCTCCGCCTGCGGGACTCAGCATGGACGATTGTATTCAAAGCCCTTATCGTGATACACATGATGATACGGGAAGGATCGCCCGGAGCAGCCTTGAAATATCTTTCGCAGCATCCGCAAAAAATCGCTATTACTAGTATCTCCGATG TGCAAATTCAAGGTGGCAACATCTGGCGATACTCCGAGTACCTCATCGCACGATCCCTGGCGTTCGCCGACACGAAAACAGATTATGTTCGTGGTGGGCAAGGCAGATTAAAGAAATTGACCGTGGAAAAGGGTCTTCTGAGAGAAACTGAGATCGTTCAGAAGCAGATAAGAGCGCTGTTGAAATGCGAT CTTTTAAGTGATGAGCCTGAGAACGAAATATCCCTCACTGCATTTCGACTCATAACGCTGGATTTGTTAACCTTATACTCCGTGATGAATGAGGGGACGATCAACGTGCTAG AGCATTATTTTGAGATGTCGAGACCAGATAGCGAGCGCGCTCTGCGGGTATATAAATCATTCAGCTCGCTAACCGAGGACGTCGTGAGATTTTTACGTGTGGCAAGGCAATATGAGAACGCAACCCGTCTGGAAATTCCCAACCTAAAACACGCTTCAACGGACCTTGCCAAGCTTCTGGAAGATGACTTAAACGACCCCGATTTTGCCGCCAGGCGTAAAGAATACCGTGCCCAGAAGTATGGAAAGAAAGAAGCGCAGGAAGACCAAAAGAAAGCTACttccagccagccagccaaaTCCCAGCCCATTAAGACGAATACACAATCTCAACCGGCCAAAGCCCCTGCTCCGGATCTAATTGATTTCTTTGATTCTATCGAGCAAAATCAGCAGCCGATGAACTACCAATCCACACCACAGCAGTTCAATATGCAAAACGCACAAATACAAGCATTTCAAGCAACCGGTTTTCCGCAGCAGCAAATGGGCTTCGCACCGCAGCAAACGGGGTTCCAGCAAGCTTCACCTACTGGGTTCGGATTGCAGCAGCAGACTCCCGCAACAAGCTCGGCAGGGCAGGGTGGCAATCCGTTCGCGCAGTTCGCATCTCAACCCcagcagcagctacagccACTGCAGCCAAGTCATACCGGTGCTGGCTTTGGAGGATATACTCCGCAGCCCCAGTCACAAGGCCCTGCTCAACCTCAGATGAACAACTTTCAGCCCTCATTATCGAGCATTCCTCAGAATGGAGTACCTCCATTTCAACAGCCCATGCAAACGGGATCACCACGGCCTAATAATCCCTTCCGACAATCAATGCTCATCTCTAACAATACTTCGATCCCTACTTCTTCACGCTTCAACTCAAACTCTCAACCCGCTGCAGCTCCGTTAACCCGTCAACCCACGAATCCATTCGCTAAGCATCGCCTTTCTCAGATGCCCCTTGGTGCGGAGATCACACGTCCGTCAACCTCACCCGGAATTCCGCCTCAAGACCAGACCTATCTACAGCCTCTACGGCCGCAGCGAACAGGAAACAATCCCTTCGCGCGGAACACTCCGTCACCGAATCAAAATTTGCAAGTCCCTGCCGCTGCTCCACTCCGGCCCAACCCAACCGGGAGTACGAATCCTTTCCGCCAGAGTGCATTCATTAATCAGCAAACAGGCCAGCCCTGGCAGGTTGGTGTGCCACAAGGGACAATGGGCGGTCTTGAGAACCTTCCAACGGTTCCTGTATTCCCACGACCGGGACAGACAACCTAG
- a CDS encoding uncharacterized protein (BUSCO:371674at4751~EggNog:ENOG410PM3F~COG:S~BUSCO:12943at33183), whose translation MPSERHSYPANCMLYSTIRLKLASDSGSFPSSLNLHILSIPTSTRQQRFSREAVRFHPPNIETMPSREATHAGSWYSDNAATLTRQLDEWMNRVPNEIEGIGSLPVAGARIIIAPHAGYAYSGPCAAFAYKSLDLSKAKRIFLLGPSHHHPFSKIALPELSSYSTPLSQEPLPLDREIIDELSTRTENGTVRFTTMNQAIDEAEHSLELHLPYIHYLLQGLYPGEPAASYPKLVPMMVGSTSAPTEQAFGRILAPYLANPENAFIVSSDFCHWGLRFAYAYYVPDAPAPGPVLPLSYAALPQPSEALKLGAARPQISGMSKGRYLRAGDQLPRGAGVPSIHESISACDIACMSAIASGHTQTFLDALKSTGNTICGRHPIGVIMAAIEFVLGKDKENMRDLDIKAGDEAQTHLMRGAFNFVRYERSSDCISVTDSSVSYVSAFAVL comes from the exons ATGCCGAGCGAACGTCACTCTTACCCCGCCAACTGCATGCTTTACTCCACCATTAGGTTAAAGTTGGCAAGCGACTCTGGAAGCTTTCCAAGTTCCCTCAACCTACACATATTATCCATCCCAACATCGACACGCCAGCAAAGATTTTCTCGAGAAGCAGTCCGATTTCACCCGCCTAACATTGAAACGATGCCTTCTCGAGAGGCCACCCATGCAGGCTCTTGGTACTCCGACAATGCCGCGACGTTGACGCGTCAACTGGACGAATGGATGAACCGAGTCCCGAACGAGATTGAAGGGATAGGGAGTCTACCGGTAGCTGGTGCCAGGATCATCATCGCTCC ACATGCCGGATACGCCTACTCTGGCCCCTGTGCAGCTTTCGCGTACAAATCCCTCGATCTATCCAAGGC GAAACGCATCTTCCTCCTTGGACCCTCTCATCACCACCCGTTCTCCAAGATTGCGTTGCCGGAACTGTCATCCTACTCGACCCCGCTCTCGCAAGAACCACTTCCTCTTGATAGAGAAATAATCGATGAACTGTCGACCCGGACGGAAAATGGCACCGTTCGCTTTACCACCATGAACCAAGCCATCGACGAAGCCGAGCACAGCctggagctccatcttcCGTACATCCACTACTTGCTCCAAGGGCTGTACCCAGGCGAGCCAGCAGCGTCCTACCCCAAGCTCGTGCCCATGATGGTAGGCAGCACATCCGCCCCCACCGAACAAGCCTTCGGCCGCATCCTAGCCCCGTACCTAGCAAACCCGGAAAACGCCTTCATCGTCTCCTCGGATTTCTGCCACTGGGGTCTGCGGTTCGCCTACGCGTACTACGTCCCGGACGCCCCGGCGCCGGGACCAGTTCTCCCCTTGTCCTACGCGGCTCTGCCTCAGCCGTCGGAGGCCTTGAAGCTCGGCGCCGCGAGACCCCAGATCAGCGGCATGTCGAAGGGCCGGTATCTGCGTGCGGGCGACCAGCTACCAAGGGGCGCAGGTGTGCCTAGCATCCACGAGAGTATCTCGGCCTGCGACATCGCGTGCATGTCGGCCATCGCGTCGGGCCACACGCAGACCTTCCTCGACGCGCTCAAGAGCACGGGAAACACGATCTGCGGAAGACACCCAATCGGAGTCATCATGGCGGCGATCGAGTTCGTCCTGGGTAAGGACAAGGAGAATATGAGGGATCTGGATATCAAAGCTGGTGATGAGGCGCAGACGCATCTGATGCGAGGAGCGTTCAATTTCGTGCGGTATGAGAGGAGTTCGGATTGTATCTCGGTCACGGATAGCTCTGTGAGCTACGTCTCCGCTTTCGCGGTGCTGTGA
- a CDS encoding uncharacterized protein (EggNog:ENOG410PGY4~COG:S~TransMembrane:6 (o79-96i108-127o147-166i178-195o201-222i234-253o)~BUSCO:10959at33183): MSAEADNVIYNPGTKSSLPTSSDDEPHAMSRDERQVAEAAARYGYGPFAGRRQQLKSFANSFQPSVAQAAAPRQFANPAPLGLSAFALTTFVLSLINMQARGTTAPNIVVASAFGYGGLVQLLAGMWEMAVGNTFGATALSSYGGFWISYAIIFTPGGFEIMSSVTEVDGASGLNSTVGFWLAGWFIFTTIMLIFTFKTNWAFILLFLTLDLAFLMLAVAHFQETSPGKVNTPLTKAGGFFGLLAAFLAWYNAVAGIATEENSFVRYPVGPLPWANSRRPKADPEMV, encoded by the exons ATGTCTGCTGAGGCCGACAACGTCATCTACAACCCGGGCACCAAGTCCTCGCTCCCCACGAGCAGCGATGACGAGCCACATGCCATGTCCAGGGACGAACGCCAGGTAGCCGAAGCAGCCGCTCGCTACGGCTACGGCCCATTTGCAGGCAGAAGACAGCAGCTTAAATCATTCGCCAATTCGTTTCAGCCCAGCGTAGCCCAGGCCGCAGCTCCGCGCCAATTCGCCAATCCTGCTCCCCTCGGTCTGTCCGCTTTTGCTCTCACGACCTTTGTGCTTAGCCTTATCAACATGCAAGCTCGCGGTACAACTGCCCCAAATATTGTTGTCGCATCTGCATTTGGATATGGTGGGCTTGTTCAATTGTTGGCGGGCATGTG GGAAATGGCTGTTGGTAACACATTTGGTGCTACCGCTTTATCGTCATACGGAGGCTTCTGGATCTCCTATGCGATCATCTTTACCCCAGGCGGTTTCGAGATCATGTCGAGTGTCACAGAAGTGGACGGCGCGTCTGGGCTGAACAGTACGGTTGGTTTCTGGCTTGCG GGGTGGTTTATCTTCACCACAATCATGCTTATTTTTACGTTCAAAACCAACTGGGCGTTCATCTTGCTCTTCTTAACACTGGACCTCGCTTTCCTCATGCTCGCAGTGGCTCACTTTCAAGAGACCTCCCCAGGAAAGGTTAACACGCCACTGACTAAGGCTGGGGGCTTTTTTGGGCTTCTTGCAGCTTTTCTAGCGTGGTATAATGCCGTTGCGGGAATTGCGACAGAGGAAAACAGCTTCGTTAGATATCCCGTCGGACCCTTGCCGTGGGCCAATTCCAGGCGCCCGAAAGCCGATCCTGAGATGGTTTAA
- a CDS encoding uncharacterized protein (EggNog:ENOG410PU5A): MTLKRKASFTITTSPRTASTYNNHTSPISCLLGDVITMDETPKHLNSRTRKRYKQDRPDEQSIYDKTLRWLFSAQKKQRDRDEPSASSMSNEVCTEDAPPLPSIPDPNQQTLGRFFQRIQRPSQMSPHCLSNNTSTQTFISQPGAMNSMGQVNPTMYNANSGSMDIDMDMTMEIDSGNDSVTSSLAGEKRWVGGIGWI; the protein is encoded by the exons ATGACATTAAAGCGCAAGGCTTCGTTCACGATCACGACGTCTCCTCGAACGGCGTCGACTTATAATAATCATACATCTCCGATTTCATGTCTGCTCGGAGACGTAATAACTATGGACGAAACCCCCAAACACCTTAACAGCCGCACACGGAAGCGGTACAAACAGGACCGTCCAGATGAACAGTCCATATATG ATAAAACCCTTCGTTGGCTCTTCTCAGCACAGAAGAAGCAGCGTGACCGGGACGAGCCATCAGCATCCTCCATGTCCAACGAAGTCTGCACTGAGGATGCGCCGCCCCTTCCGTCCATTCCCGACCCCAACCAACAGACCCTAGGGAGGTTCTTTCAGCGTATTCAACGTCCCTCCCAAATGTCGCCGCATTGCCTTTCTAATAACACATCGACGCAAACCTTCATCTCTCAACCTGGCGCCATGAACTCCATGGGCCAAGTCAACCCGACCATGTATAATGCCAATTCTGGCAGCATGGATATCGACATGGACATGACGATGGAAATAGACTCTGGCAATGATTCCGTGACGTCGAGTCTGGCCGGTGAAAAGAGATGGGTTGGTGGTATCGGTTGGATATGA